A window of Haloarchaeobius salinus genomic DNA:
TTATCTGAACACCGCCCCGCCACGTGCAACAGGGTTAACATCCCGCGGGACCGTATCGGGACCTATGAGCACGGGCACCGCAGACGGGGAGACCACCCCGCGGATCGAAGTGACCGAAACGGCCGCCGAGGAGGCCCTCTCGCTGCTCGACGGCGAGGGGCTCGACACCGGGGAGGCGGGCCTGCGACTGTTCGTCCAGCAGGGCGGCTGCGCCGGCCTCTCCTACGGGATGCGGTTCGACGACGAACCGGAACCGGACGACACCATCTACGAACACCACGGGCTGCGCGTCTTCGTCGACCCGTCCAGCCTGAACTACGTGGAGGGCAGTGTCCTCGACTTCGAAGGTGGACTGCAGGGCGCAGGGTTCCACGTCGAGAACCCGAACGTGGTGTCCGAATGCGGCTGCGGCGAGTCGTTCAGAACGTAGCCGTCGGGCCGCGCCGTCAGCCGTCCAGTTCGAACGCCACCGTCACTTCTGCCTGGTACTCCCGGTCCGCCACCGACGCGATCTCGACGCCCAGCTCCTCCACCTCGACCCAGTGGACGTTGTCGATGGTGTCCTGGGCGCGGTCGATGGCGTCGTCCGCGGCGTCCTCGAAGCTCTCCGAACTCGTCCCGATGAGCGTGATCTTCTTGAATACCATATCCGTGTGATAGCACGGGGCATACGGACTTAAAGCTACGTCGCGCCACCGGCCGAATCGTCGTCGCGGCTGTCGAGTTTGTCCCGCAGCACGCCCGCCACGTCGGTGAGGTACGCCTGCCCCCAGACCGCGACGACGAATCCACCCGCGGTGTTGAACAGCAGGTCGAGCATCGTGTCGCCGACGCCGAACTGGATGAGGAAGCCGTCGCTCCCCAGCGACGCGGTGACGAGGCCGATGCCGAACTCCAGCAGCTCCCAGACCACGCCGAAGGCCATCACGAACGAGAGGATGAACACGAACATGAACCGCGGCGGGATGTCGATGTGCTCGTTGTGCTCGTCGAGCGCGCGGACCGTGGTGTAGCCGACGGCGGCGACGAGCGACGACGAGAGCGCGTGGGTCATGTGGTCCCACCAGGTGGTGCTGCGGTAGAACGTCGCTTCGGTGCCGGGGATGCCGACGGTGCCCAGCGCGTGGAGGAACGCCGCGGTGGTGATCCAGAGCGTGAGCCCCGCGTCGAGCGGGATGTCGTAGTCGCGTTCCAGCAGCGACGGGAGCTGGGTGACGCCGAGACCGAGCAGCGTGTTGACGACGATACCCGGGTTCCGTCGCTCGACACCGACGAACAGCAGCCCGACGAGGGTCAGCTGCATGGCACGGGTGAGCCGGCGCTGGAACGCCTCGTCGATGCCGAGTCGGTCGCGGACTCTCACTTCTCGCCCACCTCGAGGTCGAACTGCTCCCCGAGCTCCTCCGAGGCGTCCTCGACCACCGCGAGCGACCGCTGCGCCGTGTGGTCACGCCGACGGAAGTACGCCTCGAACGTGATGCCGGCGAGGAGGCCCGCGGCGGCGGAGTAGACGAACTCGACCATCAGCGGGTCGAGCTCCGTGTAGAACTCGGTGCCGATGTAGATGTGCGCGAGCCACCGGACGACCGCCCAGACGCCCGCTGCGGCGAGCGTCAGCACGACGACGGTGAGCACGGCGAAGCCGGGCGTGAGCTTGACCGGCGTGAACACGTGGAGCTCGACGACGACGATGAGCGCGAACGCCGCGACGGAGACGTAGGCGGCGGTGCTCGACACCGGCGATGCCGAGAGGAACTCCTGCAGCGCCGGCATCGTCGCGAGCACGAGGTCGTTCACCAGCCCGCGGACCAGCGCGGTCCGCCCCAGGACGGGCAGCGCTGCGAGCAACAGTACCTCCCAGGGGAGCATCACGAGCCAGCGTCTGTGCGTCAGCGGCGGGAGGACCGCGACGGCGGCCACCGCCAGCGCGAACACGGTCCAGAGCCAGTCACCGAGGACGAGCTCCTCGACGGCCGCCAGGACGACGATGACGACGAGCACCCACGAGAGGACGGCGTTCAGCCGGTGTTCCTCGAACAGTCGACCCAGGTCCCTTCGTTCCGTCATACGATAGCACGTGGGGCCGGGGGTACAAGAGTCTGTACTC
This region includes:
- a CDS encoding HesB/IscA family protein, which encodes MSTGTADGETTPRIEVTETAAEEALSLLDGEGLDTGEAGLRLFVQQGGCAGLSYGMRFDDEPEPDDTIYEHHGLRVFVDPSSLNYVEGSVLDFEGGLQGAGFHVENPNVVSECGCGESFRT
- a CDS encoding dodecin; translation: MVFKKITLIGTSSESFEDAADDAIDRAQDTIDNVHWVEVEELGVEIASVADREYQAEVTVAFELDG
- a CDS encoding DUF2238 domain-containing protein — encoded protein: MRVRDRLGIDEAFQRRLTRAMQLTLVGLLFVGVERRNPGIVVNTLLGLGVTQLPSLLERDYDIPLDAGLTLWITTAAFLHALGTVGIPGTEATFYRSTTWWDHMTHALSSSLVAAVGYTTVRALDEHNEHIDIPPRFMFVFILSFVMAFGVVWELLEFGIGLVTASLGSDGFLIQFGVGDTMLDLLFNTAGGFVVAVWGQAYLTDVAGVLRDKLDSRDDDSAGGAT